Proteins co-encoded in one Gleimia hominis genomic window:
- a CDS encoding cytochrome c biogenesis CcdA family protein yields the protein MEIGYLAAFLGGVLTLVAPCSALLLPAFFAYAFTSPRVLVSRTFALLLGILAVTVPMGAFAATLGGFIRAHTATIATVLGVLVLLFGVAHAFAVSLPTPAAASRLMARGTKRDGEKAPSILAVFALGAGYSLAAIGCSGPILGAVLAGAAWGGSTLTGVGLMVCFSLGMALPIGVLAWLWEAFDIAQKGWLRPRPVQVLGRSTTWLNLISGIIFALLGLVLIFTGGQINLPSLLDSSTQVAWETRILAVSKAVPTWVFPALLALFAIYLIVRLWGKHSARKQTQAVREETTHSGGPGEVTAASTTQSRLEDSSDAAE from the coding sequence ATGGAAATCGGCTATTTAGCAGCGTTTCTTGGCGGCGTGTTAACCCTGGTGGCCCCCTGTTCCGCGCTCTTGTTACCCGCATTTTTTGCGTACGCGTTCACATCGCCGCGGGTTTTGGTTTCCCGCACGTTCGCACTGCTGCTTGGGATCCTGGCGGTCACGGTTCCGATGGGTGCGTTTGCCGCCACGCTCGGTGGGTTCATCCGTGCACACACGGCGACAATCGCCACCGTCCTGGGGGTGTTGGTTCTGCTGTTCGGAGTGGCGCACGCTTTCGCCGTGTCCCTCCCGACTCCCGCGGCGGCGTCGCGGTTGATGGCTCGGGGCACAAAGCGTGATGGCGAAAAAGCCCCGTCCATTCTCGCTGTGTTCGCATTGGGCGCGGGTTATTCTTTAGCTGCCATCGGGTGTTCCGGCCCGATTCTAGGGGCGGTGCTGGCCGGCGCTGCGTGGGGTGGTTCCACTCTCACCGGGGTTGGGCTCATGGTTTGTTTCAGCCTGGGGATGGCTCTGCCGATCGGGGTGCTTGCCTGGCTGTGGGAAGCATTCGATATCGCCCAGAAAGGTTGGTTGCGGCCCCGCCCCGTGCAGGTTCTGGGGCGGTCAACGACTTGGTTGAACCTGATTTCCGGGATCATTTTTGCCCTCCTCGGCCTGGTTCTCATTTTCACAGGTGGGCAAATTAACCTGCCTAGTTTATTGGACTCCTCCACGCAGGTAGCATGGGAAACCCGCATTCTCGCAGTCAGTAAAGCGGTTCCCACCTGGGTTTTCCCCGCTTTACTCGCCTTGTTTGCCATCTATTTAATCGTGAGGCTTTGGGGCAAACATTCCGCCCGCAAACAAACCCAAGCTGTCCGAGAAGAAACTACGCATTCAGGTGGGCCCGGTGAAGTTACCGCGGCCTCCACCACTCAATCCAGACTGGAAGATAGTTCTGATGCGGCTGAGTAA
- a CDS encoding amidase domain-containing protein, with protein sequence MGTTKHMHFRSLFFALTTMLVTSSLTTAFADSGEKPPLNPQALAQVATKEFQADASILVHGYGLDDSPHKIDRRSAERNSVGNERFEQAVERYRKELAGMGETYCDSRTNTVINSTTHQRNGTVKAIVTETTYLTICSNSTETGYETHHALTFSPLPGGKWEVIKDQYLEPTGLLPLEEAQSLVEGNAESFDDAKTRLSLEGATPASTERLDEANKQVKETFRAKGYNYAAMASYLERYWNKYNPAYRSFKGNGGDCTNFVSQALRAGGWKDKPGWFRNANYWWYSRFNQSRSWTSVEYWATFARSSGRTSMLSNVWQLRKGDVLQVKPKNSNQKIHTMMVSYYSNGVPYFTYHSANRYRRSLNQVLLDWKGGVFYAYRT encoded by the coding sequence ATGGGGACCACTAAGCATATGCATTTTAGATCATTGTTTTTTGCGCTTACTACTATGCTAGTGACTAGTTCACTAACAACCGCGTTCGCAGATTCGGGTGAGAAACCCCCACTCAATCCCCAGGCGCTAGCACAAGTCGCAACAAAAGAATTTCAGGCGGATGCCTCCATCTTGGTTCATGGATACGGGCTTGACGACTCCCCTCATAAGATTGACAGAAGAAGTGCTGAGCGCAATAGTGTTGGGAATGAACGCTTTGAACAGGCAGTTGAGCGGTATCGCAAAGAGCTTGCAGGCATGGGAGAAACCTATTGCGATTCGCGCACTAACACTGTTATTAATTCAACCACTCATCAACGCAATGGAACTGTTAAAGCTATTGTAACTGAAACGACGTATCTGACAATCTGTTCTAATAGCACGGAGACAGGTTATGAGACCCATCACGCGCTCACCTTCTCTCCGCTACCGGGAGGTAAATGGGAGGTTATTAAGGATCAGTACTTGGAACCAACTGGATTGCTACCACTTGAGGAAGCTCAATCGCTCGTTGAGGGTAATGCAGAGAGTTTCGATGACGCAAAGACGCGGCTGAGCTTAGAAGGTGCCACTCCCGCATCTACTGAGCGTCTGGATGAGGCCAACAAGCAGGTGAAAGAGACGTTTCGTGCGAAAGGATATAACTATGCAGCCATGGCCAGTTACCTTGAAAGGTATTGGAACAAATATAATCCTGCGTATCGATCGTTCAAGGGCAATGGCGGAGATTGCACAAACTTTGTCAGTCAAGCTTTAAGAGCAGGTGGTTGGAAAGATAAACCCGGTTGGTTTCGAAATGCCAACTACTGGTGGTACTCAAGATTTAATCAGAGTAGGTCGTGGACCAGCGTAGAATATTGGGCAACTTTTGCACGCAGTAGTGGACGTACATCTATGCTGTCAAACGTATGGCAACTACGAAAAGGTGATGTACTCCAGGTTAAGCCTAAAAATTCGAATCAAAAGATTCACACGATGATGGTTTCGTATTACAGCAACGGCGTACCTTACTTCACATACCACAGCGCTAATCGCTACCGCCGTAGCTTGAACCAGGTTCTTCTGGATTGGAAAGGAGGGGTGTTCTATGCATACAGAACATAA
- the hemQ gene encoding hydrogen peroxide-dependent heme synthase → MTNTDPLSPYDAVLLCSYGGPDGPAAVLPFMRNATKGRGVPDERLEEVAVHYRAYNGVSPIIARNNELVEALQNTLSSRGSTRRVYLANRNWHPFFKETLRRMIHAGHRRILMLPTAAFASYSGCRQYREDVWQARQDLIEEGVVGARDLQVERAPLYYDQPGLVETNAQSVAAAWKELLDQGVQNPRLLLVTHSIPNGMNAASGLPGHNYVEQHVEHINALLTHLEFEPKWELVYCSRSGPAFVPWLEPDVNDAITTCANSGVDGVCVAPIGFVQDHMEVVHDLDTEAAQTAQEHGLAFTRAATAGTQPLFVETLAQVLEVRAAHARSGMDPRLTGHSWHDADVDACCVERPGAAIPHAISQEITKEETMTTGHPHGHAGSHPGGHPGGHPHEAHPTGHQAGPADPRDHKVSADEVNAKDHYFLFTALADMREYDAENATELAKEVEDAIAAHDVTVRGFYNVEGFRADADLMVWFYADEAEKIQKAYRALLDSQLGQSLEPVWNNFAAHIPAEFDAAHLPAAIDGSAPREWCAVYPFVRSLDWYYLNPNKRRAILREHGMNGRDFLDVKISTLASFALGDYEWMITLEADSLDRVMGVLRKQREVEARLYTRIDTPFYTGRRMELKDWIAR, encoded by the coding sequence TTGACTAACACCGACCCCCTTTCGCCCTACGATGCGGTACTGCTGTGTTCCTACGGTGGGCCCGACGGGCCAGCCGCAGTGCTCCCATTTATGCGCAACGCCACGAAAGGCCGTGGGGTACCTGATGAGCGGTTAGAAGAAGTTGCGGTTCACTACCGTGCTTACAACGGGGTTAGCCCCATTATTGCGCGGAATAACGAGCTTGTGGAAGCACTTCAGAATACGCTTTCTTCCCGAGGATCCACCCGGCGCGTGTATTTAGCGAACCGTAACTGGCATCCATTTTTTAAGGAGACTCTCCGGCGGATGATCCACGCGGGACACCGCCGCATCCTCATGCTGCCCACCGCTGCGTTCGCCAGTTATTCCGGGTGCCGGCAGTACCGGGAGGACGTGTGGCAGGCCCGCCAAGACCTCATTGAAGAAGGGGTGGTGGGGGCCAGGGACCTCCAGGTTGAACGCGCCCCGCTGTACTATGACCAGCCAGGATTGGTGGAAACGAACGCGCAATCTGTGGCTGCCGCCTGGAAGGAACTGCTAGATCAAGGGGTGCAGAACCCGCGGCTGCTGCTGGTAACCCACTCGATCCCAAACGGGATGAACGCGGCCTCGGGGCTACCTGGGCACAACTATGTTGAGCAACACGTGGAGCACATTAACGCTTTACTGACGCACCTGGAGTTTGAACCGAAGTGGGAACTCGTGTACTGCTCCCGTTCCGGCCCCGCGTTCGTGCCGTGGCTAGAGCCGGATGTTAACGACGCGATCACCACGTGCGCCAACAGTGGTGTGGACGGGGTCTGCGTGGCCCCGATTGGGTTCGTGCAAGACCACATGGAGGTGGTGCACGACCTCGACACGGAAGCTGCGCAAACCGCGCAAGAACACGGGTTAGCATTCACCCGCGCCGCCACCGCAGGTACCCAACCCCTGTTTGTTGAAACGTTAGCGCAAGTGCTGGAGGTCCGCGCCGCCCACGCCCGCTCCGGGATGGACCCGCGCCTCACTGGCCATTCGTGGCACGACGCAGATGTGGACGCATGTTGCGTGGAACGCCCGGGCGCTGCGATCCCTCATGCAATATCACAAGAAATAACGAAAGAGGAAACGATGACAACTGGACATCCACATGGACATGCTGGCTCCCATCCCGGTGGGCACCCCGGCGGGCATCCTCACGAAGCACATCCCACTGGGCACCAGGCGGGGCCGGCGGATCCGCGTGACCACAAGGTAAGTGCCGACGAAGTTAACGCGAAAGACCACTATTTCTTGTTCACCGCGCTGGCGGACATGCGTGAATACGACGCGGAAAACGCAACGGAACTGGCGAAAGAAGTAGAGGACGCGATCGCCGCCCACGACGTGACGGTGCGTGGGTTCTACAATGTGGAAGGTTTCCGTGCGGACGCGGACCTGATGGTGTGGTTCTACGCGGACGAGGCGGAGAAGATCCAAAAAGCATACCGGGCGCTGCTGGACTCGCAGTTGGGGCAGTCGTTGGAACCGGTGTGGAACAATTTTGCGGCCCACATTCCCGCTGAGTTCGATGCCGCGCACCTGCCAGCTGCGATCGACGGTTCCGCTCCGCGCGAGTGGTGTGCGGTATACCCGTTTGTGCGGTCCCTGGACTGGTACTACCTGAACCCGAACAAGCGCCGCGCGATCTTGCGTGAGCATGGAATGAACGGGAGGGACTTCTTGGACGTGAAGATCTCCACGCTCGCCAGTTTCGCGTTGGGTGACTACGAGTGGATGATCACCCTGGAAGCGGACTCACTAGATCGAGTTATGGGCGTGCTTCGTAAACAGCGTGAAGTTGAAGCCCGCTTGTACACGCGGATTGACACCCCGTTCTACACTGGGCGCCGCATGGAACTAAAAGACTGGATCGCACGGTAA
- a CDS encoding glutamyl-tRNA reductase has protein sequence MKVFSFNHRDHALDVIERLSPLAQDDLEVTLRQIPGVRGAVVLATCNRIEILVECDPDAAPSRDAETAIADLLAAPLVGTPLAGERARTYEGEAVIDHLCTLACGLESMVVGEREITGQLRHALRRAERNHTTSGATTSAINWALQTARIVERETGLSGMGRSVASVALDHAASLLPAWSDVTVTMFGTGSYAGATVTNLIDRGCRKIYVHSRTGRAKSFAHGRGLTAVTSDEQLQGALARTDLIVSCRGLGSPTVTTEHVATHVRDGHHRFVVLDLAVVRDVDPQIAQFDGITLIDLETVRSLVPDLAPERTERARQIVSEEVRGYLWKENARQLGPTIHALDNYMRTLVDEQMRRLPERPLRPDDVEKALNRMARKILHQHTTAAHTASAHGQAGQFMQAVRMLTGVSSETPEASRAQVRKPVGSTETPTETESASNQILDAVKESA, from the coding sequence ATGAAAGTTTTCAGTTTCAACCACCGCGACCACGCCCTGGACGTGATCGAAAGACTCAGCCCCCTGGCCCAGGATGATCTGGAAGTAACCCTGCGGCAGATCCCGGGGGTGCGGGGCGCCGTTGTGCTCGCCACCTGTAACCGCATTGAAATCCTCGTTGAATGCGACCCCGACGCAGCCCCCAGCCGCGATGCGGAGACTGCGATTGCGGACCTATTGGCCGCCCCGCTGGTGGGGACTCCACTTGCTGGCGAACGCGCCCGCACGTACGAAGGGGAAGCGGTTATTGACCACCTGTGCACCCTGGCGTGTGGATTGGAATCCATGGTGGTGGGGGAGCGGGAGATCACCGGCCAGCTGCGTCACGCCCTGCGGCGGGCAGAACGTAACCACACCACATCTGGTGCCACCACGTCCGCAATCAACTGGGCGCTACAGACCGCACGCATTGTGGAGCGCGAAACTGGGTTATCAGGCATGGGCCGCTCGGTTGCATCCGTGGCTTTAGACCACGCGGCGAGCCTCTTGCCCGCATGGTCGGACGTGACGGTAACCATGTTCGGTACGGGTTCGTACGCCGGCGCGACCGTAACGAACCTGATTGACCGCGGGTGCCGCAAAATCTACGTGCATTCACGCACCGGCCGAGCCAAGTCTTTCGCGCACGGCCGGGGCCTCACCGCCGTGACCAGTGACGAACAGTTGCAAGGCGCTCTGGCGCGCACCGACCTGATTGTTTCTTGCCGCGGCTTGGGGAGCCCCACCGTCACCACTGAGCACGTAGCCACCCACGTGCGCGATGGGCACCACCGGTTCGTGGTCCTCGACCTCGCGGTTGTGCGGGATGTGGACCCGCAAATAGCGCAGTTCGATGGCATCACCCTGATTGACTTAGAAACCGTGCGTAGCTTGGTGCCAGATTTAGCTCCAGAGCGCACCGAACGGGCCCGCCAAATTGTTTCTGAGGAGGTACGCGGGTACCTGTGGAAAGAAAATGCGCGCCAACTGGGGCCAACTATTCACGCACTCGATAATTACATGCGCACCCTAGTGGATGAGCAGATGCGGCGCCTCCCGGAACGGCCACTGCGGCCCGACGACGTGGAGAAAGCGCTCAATCGGATGGCACGCAAAATCCTGCATCAGCACACCACCGCGGCCCACACTGCCAGCGCGCACGGGCAGGCGGGGCAGTTTATGCAAGCGGTGCGCATGCTCACGGGCGTGAGTTCCGAGACACCAGAGGCTTCACGAGCGCAAGTGCGCAAACCAGTGGGCAGCACTGAAACACCAACCGAGACTGAATCCGCTTCGAACCAGATTCTAGACGCCGTTAAGGAGAGCGCTTGA
- the hemE gene encoding uroporphyrinogen decarboxylase, whose translation MASNILTALSGRRPSRIPVWFMRQAGRSLPEYRALREGISMLESCLIPEVAAQITLQPVRRHDVDAAIFFSDIMVPLRLAGVGVEIQPGVGPVLDHPVRTEADVNNLPAPQLEDPQAIAQAVQIVRQELDDDKAFLGFAGAPFTLAAYMVEGRPSKDHLAARALMVQAPSLWDRLMRWCARVSNAFLNVQIEAGVDAVQLFDSWAGSLSRAAYKKYVWPYSHLTLENIEVPKIHFGTNTDRVLDLMGRGVQAVGVDHRVPLDEAAKKVPGVVLQGNVDPAMLFAGTQNLNAHALDVLARGLAAPAHILNLGHGVPPNADPGVLTQLVGYAHSLKPQEIEQAAAELELALAEMEPKRAAAARPKTASTAKEPAPASAPQRAANRIHGSHFEEEE comes from the coding sequence GTGGCATCGAATATTCTCACCGCTCTGTCGGGCCGGCGCCCCAGCCGCATTCCCGTTTGGTTCATGCGTCAAGCGGGTCGATCTTTACCGGAGTACCGAGCGTTGCGAGAAGGAATTAGTATGCTCGAGTCTTGCTTAATTCCGGAGGTCGCGGCACAGATAACCCTGCAGCCCGTGCGGCGTCACGACGTGGATGCCGCGATTTTCTTTTCTGACATCATGGTGCCGCTGCGCCTCGCGGGGGTGGGGGTAGAAATCCAACCTGGGGTTGGCCCCGTACTGGACCATCCGGTGCGCACGGAAGCGGATGTGAATAATCTGCCTGCCCCGCAGTTAGAGGATCCGCAAGCGATTGCGCAGGCCGTGCAGATTGTGCGCCAAGAATTGGATGATGACAAAGCGTTCCTAGGGTTCGCGGGTGCACCTTTCACGCTCGCGGCCTACATGGTAGAAGGCAGGCCTTCGAAAGATCATTTAGCGGCCCGCGCCCTAATGGTGCAGGCTCCGAGTTTATGGGACCGGTTGATGCGTTGGTGCGCGCGAGTTTCGAACGCGTTTTTGAACGTGCAGATTGAAGCTGGCGTAGATGCAGTGCAGCTTTTTGACTCCTGGGCCGGGTCTTTATCCCGCGCCGCGTACAAAAAATACGTGTGGCCGTATTCGCACCTCACGCTAGAAAATATTGAGGTTCCAAAAATCCACTTTGGAACGAATACGGACCGGGTGTTGGACCTGATGGGCCGCGGTGTGCAGGCAGTGGGTGTGGATCACCGTGTTCCACTTGACGAGGCAGCGAAGAAAGTCCCTGGGGTCGTGCTGCAGGGCAACGTGGATCCGGCCATGCTGTTCGCGGGCACGCAGAATTTGAATGCGCATGCACTGGACGTACTGGCGCGCGGGTTGGCGGCGCCAGCACACATTTTAAACCTGGGGCACGGCGTGCCACCGAACGCGGATCCGGGGGTACTGACGCAACTGGTGGGGTACGCCCACAGTTTGAAGCCGCAAGAAATTGAACAGGCGGCAGCGGAATTGGAACTGGCCTTGGCGGAAATGGAACCGAAACGGGCCGCAGCAGCGCGGCCCAAGACCGCCTCAACCGCAAAAGAACCGGCCCCCGCTTCAGCGCCACAGCGGGCTGCGAATCGGATCCACGGATCACACTTCGAGGAGGAAGAATGA
- a CDS encoding protoporphyrinogen/coproporphyrinogen oxidase, whose amino-acid sequence MSMQADIVIVGGGLAGMTAAFEATKQGLRPMVVETRGRPGGLIASAKLAGVPFDIGAESWATRSPAVGELVDELGLETCSPTGRSWIYNQALGKTYPIPEGSLGLPADIDAPEVLTAIGESGVARAKQDLTMDPKVGADCEDMESLVTTRLGEAVARHLVEPVAGGIHTNTLDRLAVDTTVPGLRIGLKETGSLLAATARIARANPGPKVAQTYGGMFRLIEALQAEVVARGGNVLTRHAVTALHANASQGSASMGQTSASAGQDRSSGDGNQATCEADALWTVDVQATERGADPAADPVPTGEVQQIHTDRLVVALPGPQAMQLLSQALKITAWELPLGAPIAHQVLMLQAPELDAGPRGSGLLITPAHGTQQTKDPTAPPATSAKNTRIIGAKAVSHLSYKWGWMREVLPAGRHLLRVSYGRADEPYPQPTVEDALADVNQAMGASISPDAVVGSMLVRWDGQLAPQTPTHRAHVARLQQELEDYQGLAVCGAWVAGSGFAAVVPASRAAVQGLVNPRG is encoded by the coding sequence ATGAGTATGCAAGCAGATATCGTAATCGTCGGTGGTGGTCTGGCGGGGATGACGGCCGCGTTTGAAGCCACGAAGCAGGGGTTACGCCCGATGGTGGTTGAGACTCGGGGCCGGCCCGGAGGGTTGATTGCGTCCGCAAAACTAGCGGGCGTCCCGTTCGATATTGGGGCGGAATCGTGGGCGACGCGTTCCCCCGCTGTAGGCGAGCTGGTGGATGAGCTCGGCTTAGAAACGTGCTCTCCCACGGGGCGGTCTTGGATTTACAACCAGGCTTTAGGCAAGACCTATCCTATTCCTGAGGGGTCCTTGGGTTTACCGGCTGATATTGATGCGCCAGAAGTGCTCACCGCGATTGGGGAAAGCGGGGTGGCGCGGGCAAAACAGGACCTCACGATGGACCCAAAGGTGGGGGCGGACTGCGAGGACATGGAATCGCTGGTGACCACGCGGCTGGGCGAAGCAGTGGCACGCCACCTGGTGGAACCGGTTGCGGGTGGGATCCACACGAACACTTTAGACCGCCTGGCGGTGGACACGACCGTGCCTGGCCTACGGATCGGACTTAAAGAAACCGGGTCGCTACTGGCCGCAACCGCGCGGATTGCCCGGGCGAACCCGGGGCCGAAGGTAGCGCAAACCTACGGGGGGATGTTCCGGCTGATTGAAGCCCTTCAGGCGGAAGTGGTGGCCCGCGGCGGCAACGTGCTCACCCGACACGCGGTAACCGCGCTGCATGCGAATGCCTCCCAAGGTTCCGCAAGCATGGGGCAAACCTCGGCTAGCGCAGGCCAAGACCGTTCGAGCGGGGACGGAAACCAGGCGACCTGCGAGGCAGATGCGCTTTGGACCGTGGACGTACAGGCAACTGAGCGGGGTGCGGACCCGGCGGCGGACCCGGTGCCCACTGGTGAAGTGCAGCAGATCCACACGGACCGGCTGGTTGTGGCCCTCCCCGGTCCGCAAGCCATGCAGCTTTTGTCGCAAGCACTTAAGATCACTGCGTGGGAGCTGCCGTTGGGCGCACCGATTGCCCACCAGGTCCTCATGCTACAAGCCCCGGAACTAGACGCCGGACCACGCGGCTCAGGCCTGCTAATCACCCCGGCACACGGCACACAGCAAACCAAGGATCCGACCGCGCCACCGGCAACGAGCGCCAAGAACACTCGGATTATTGGGGCGAAAGCGGTATCGCACCTGTCGTACAAGTGGGGATGGATGCGCGAAGTGCTCCCCGCTGGCCGACACTTGCTGCGGGTTTCGTACGGGCGGGCGGATGAGCCGTACCCACAGCCGACGGTGGAGGACGCGCTCGCGGATGTGAACCAAGCGATGGGCGCGAGTATTTCACCCGATGCAGTGGTGGGGTCGATGCTGGTGCGTTGGGATGGGCAGTTGGCGCCACAAACCCCGACGCACCGCGCTCACGTGGCGCGCTTGCAGCAGGAGTTGGAGGACTACCAGGGGCTGGCTGTGTGCGGCGCGTGGGTGGCTGGATCAGGGTTCGCGGCCGTGGTCCCGGCTTCGCGCGCGGCAGTGCAGGGGCTGGTGAATCCGCGTGGTTGA
- the hemC gene encoding hydroxymethylbilane synthase gives MVEIRLGTRKSELARTQSGLIAAALEQLGARVTLTPIHTQGDVTAQSLSKLGGVGVFAAALRLALLSGECDIAVHSFKDLPTAPVPGLVIAAVPPRADRADVLVTARGLALADLPAGARVGTGSPRRAAALLAARPDLQIVDIRGNVGTRLSRVRGVGQPGDLDAVVLARAGLVRLDSKWASSPVLESIPAPAQGALAVEARADSPLLDLLGKLDDPRARMEAVAERAVLEGLQAGCAAPVGARAHASSTTLTLEAQVLSTDGSQRVSRVLSTSLPDAGLPDTDLSDADLPHTGEPDNDEPAHQLGLNMASQLLAAGAGEVTDLSATKTRASHSAPTRLTPSAPARASHSAPARTNRAQDCAATGTPTARVYEPPTSRSAEPSDFDEPEQQRWGGRTAPDVDRSDAPLTGRSVFIPRSGADNLSASLRAAGAHVHAHPLTRTELDTNPLPYLMAGIFDWVVFTSKRTVKAFAAFASADSPAAAQYADQPDYAPLREVWRQARASSLHGFRVAALGQSTASELREVGIEIDFEVVEKVTAEEFCHQFTSAPPGFTRHPHLWVPASAKARHVIKDELTRKGWGVDQTPVYDTVAVTSVPTEVSTGWTMGMFDAVVFTAASNAQAAANLLGPLPDSSRVVTFGPPSARAAQAAGFSVDAVAQTQTAAGLVAAVEQAFQKH, from the coding sequence GTGGTTGAGATCCGGCTGGGCACCCGCAAGTCTGAGCTTGCCCGCACGCAAAGTGGTTTGATCGCAGCCGCGCTTGAACAGTTGGGGGCGCGCGTCACCCTCACTCCTATTCATACGCAGGGGGATGTGACGGCGCAGTCGCTGTCGAAACTCGGTGGCGTGGGGGTTTTCGCGGCGGCATTGCGATTGGCGCTGCTGTCTGGTGAGTGCGACATTGCGGTGCATTCGTTCAAAGATTTGCCGACCGCCCCCGTGCCCGGGTTGGTGATTGCGGCCGTGCCACCGCGAGCGGACCGCGCGGACGTGCTGGTAACTGCCCGTGGTTTAGCCCTTGCGGATTTGCCGGCGGGGGCGCGCGTGGGGACGGGGAGTCCGCGCCGTGCAGCGGCGTTGTTAGCGGCCCGCCCCGACCTGCAGATTGTGGATATTCGGGGCAATGTGGGCACGCGGTTGTCGCGGGTTCGCGGGGTGGGTCAGCCGGGTGATTTAGATGCGGTGGTGCTTGCCCGCGCTGGTTTGGTGCGGTTGGATTCGAAGTGGGCGTCCAGCCCGGTTTTGGAATCCATCCCCGCCCCAGCGCAGGGGGCGTTAGCGGTTGAGGCACGAGCGGACTCACCGCTTCTGGACCTGCTCGGAAAACTGGATGATCCCCGCGCCCGAATGGAGGCCGTGGCGGAACGCGCTGTGTTGGAGGGACTGCAGGCGGGTTGTGCGGCTCCGGTTGGTGCGCGCGCCCACGCTTCTTCGACCACCTTAACTCTGGAGGCCCAAGTGCTTTCCACCGATGGTTCGCAACGGGTATCCCGCGTGCTTTCCACGTCTTTGCCGGATGCGGGTTTGCCCGATACTGATTTGTCCGATGCTGATCTACCGCATACTGGTGAGCCAGATAATGACGAGCCGGCCCACCAACTGGGGTTAAACATGGCCTCGCAGTTGTTAGCTGCGGGGGCAGGGGAAGTAACTGACCTGTCTGCCACTAAAACCCGCGCCAGTCACAGTGCCCCAACCAGACTCACTCCCAGTGCCCCCGCCCGCGCCAGTCACAGTGCCCCCGCCAGAACCAACAGGGCACAGGATTGTGCCGCCACTGGAACGCCAACCGCTCGCGTTTATGAACCTCCGACATCCCGTTCCGCGGAACCGTCGGACTTTGACGAACCCGAGCAACAGCGTTGGGGTGGACGGACGGCTCCGGATGTGGATCGTTCGGACGCTCCTCTTACGGGCCGGAGCGTGTTTATTCCCCGGTCTGGGGCGGATAACCTCAGTGCGTCCTTGCGCGCAGCGGGGGCTCATGTGCACGCTCATCCGCTCACTCGCACTGAATTAGACACCAATCCGTTGCCGTATTTGATGGCGGGGATTTTTGATTGGGTGGTGTTCACGTCTAAACGGACAGTTAAGGCATTCGCTGCTTTCGCGTCCGCTGATTCGCCCGCTGCCGCGCAGTATGCGGACCAGCCGGATTATGCGCCGCTGCGGGAGGTGTGGCGGCAGGCCCGCGCGTCTTCGCTGCACGGGTTCCGCGTGGCTGCACTTGGGCAAAGTACCGCAAGCGAGCTGCGTGAAGTGGGGATTGAAATAGATTTTGAGGTCGTAGAAAAGGTCACTGCCGAGGAGTTCTGTCACCAGTTCACGTCCGCACCCCCTGGTTTCACGCGGCATCCGCATCTGTGGGTTCCCGCGTCCGCTAAGGCCCGGCACGTAATTAAAGACGAGCTCACCCGCAAAGGGTGGGGGGTGGATCAGACCCCGGTGTACGACACGGTTGCGGTTACTTCCGTGCCTACGGAAGTAAGCACGGGGTGGACCATGGGCATGTTCGACGCGGTAGTGTTCACCGCCGCGTCAAATGCGCAGGCGGCTGCGAACTTGTTGGGCCCACTGCCTGACTCTTCCCGGGTGGTCACGTTTGGCCCGCCCAGTGCCCGCGCCGCACAAGCCGCTGGGTTCAGTGTGGACGCGGTTGCGCAGACGCAAACAGCAGCTGGTTTAGTCGCTGCAGTGGAGCAAGCTTTTCAAAAACACTAG